The genomic DNA GAATGTCTCGCGAAGCGACGTCGACTCGGACAAGCCCGCGGGCGAGGTCATCGACCAGACCCCGGCACCGGACGGCAAGAAGCCGCTGGACACGCAGATCGTCCTGAAGGTCTCCAAGGGCCCGACGCAGCCTGCGACGAAGCCGATCCCCGAGGTCAGGTTCAAGACGGTGGGCGAAGCCAAGCAGCTCCTGGCCGCACAGGGCTTCACCCAGATCCAGTTCACGCCAGGCAGCGCCACGGACGACAACGCTCGGGTCATCAGCATCGATCCGGCACCTGGCACCCAGGCCGACCCGGCAACCACCGTCGTCACCCTCACCACTGGCGGCGGCAACGGTAACGGGAACGGCAACATCTTCGGCGGCCCGTCCGGCTCACAGGACTGACCCCGAACCGCACCACCCATCGGGCCCCGGCACCTCAACGGTGACCGGGGCCCTTTGCTGTGCCTGCCACGACGCCTCCTGACCGGCATACCGCACATGCAGTCGTAAACCGATCGTGTCTTCATATGTGCTGATTCGTTGAATCGATGGGGCGGGGTATCGAGCTCTTGCCTCACTTCTGCACACATAGGAGGTCGGGAGCATGATCAACGAAACGGCTCTGCTGGAGTCGAGGGCATTGCGTGATGGCGTGGTGAGCCGGACGGACGTCATCGACAAGGTCAAGACCTTGTCTCTTCTTCCGGACGGCATGCACGTGACGACGGCGATGGTCGCCTCGTACTTCGAAGTGACCGAAACCGTCATTCGGGCCATGGTGTTCGACCATCGCGAAGAGCTCGAAAGCAACGGCTATCGCGTCCTCGCTGGATCGGAACTGAGTTACTTCAAGCAACTCAGTGGGATCCAGTCACGCACGGCGTCGCTTGCGCTCTTCCCCCGGCGAGCTGTCCTCAACGTAGCCATGCTGCTCCGCGACAGCGAAGTCGCACGTCAGGTGCGTACGTACCTCCTCGACACGGAGTACGCCGCACGGACTCATCCTGTGGATAACTCTGTCCACAGCTCCTCCGCCGCCCTCGACGACCGCATCACCCACATCCTCGGCAAGACCGTCGTCCCCATGCTCAACGCCCTCATCGAGGCCTCGGGCGAGCAGCGTCGGGATCTCATCTCGGCGCGCGCGGACATCCACCGCGTACAGCGCAAGCTGGCCCAGCACGAACAGCGGCTGCACCGACTGGAGCGCACCCGAGAGCAGCGCCCCCTAGCCGGAGTCATGGCCTCCATCGACGCCATGAACTGGCGGGAGTTCGAGCAGCACATCGCAAGCCTGCTGCGTCGGGACGGCTGCACCGACGTCGAGATCCACGGCGGCAGTGGCGACCGCGGTGCCGACATCACGGCGTACACGGCCGACGGGCGGCGTCTCGTCGTCCAGTGCAAGAACTTCGCGCCCTACCGCTCGGTGTGGAGCGGCGAGATGCAGAAGTTCGTCGGTACCAAGACGCTGCACCAGGCAGACGTGGCCGTGTACGTGGCGACCTGCCCGTTCTCTCGTGAGGCGCTCGACATCGCGCTGCAGGTCGGCGTCACTGCCGTACACCGCGGCCTGCTGGAGGCCTGGAGCGCGGGCGCGACACTTCAGGTTCTCAGGTAGTAGCCACACCGCAGAAGGCCCGAAGTCGCAAAGGATAGTTGCGACTTCGGGCCTGACTCATCGTAACGGCTAACGCAGCTCAACCGGTTTCGTACGGTCCTTGTCGACCTTCTCCGTACGCACCAACTCGCCCCACACGATGTACCGGTACCTCGACGTGTAGACCGGTGTGCACGTCGTCAGCGTGATGTAGCGGCCGGGCTTCTTCACACCCGCTTCCTTCGGGACCGGCTGGAGCACCTTGACGTTGTACTTCGTGGTCTCGGGGAGCTCCTTGAAGACCTTGTAGACGTACCAGGTGTCCTTGGTCTCGAAGACGACCGCGTCGCCCGTCTTCACCTTGTCGATGTTGTGGAACTTCGCCCCGTGCCCGTCGCGGTGCGCCGCCAGCGTGAAGTTGCCCTGCTTGTCCCAGGGAAGAGCGGACTTCACCGGGTCCGTGTAATAGCCGGCGATGCCGTCGTTGAGGTTCTCGGTGTCGGTGCCCTTCTTGACCAGCACCTCGCCGTTCTTCATCGCGGGTACGTGCAGGAAGCCGATGCCGTCCTTGGTGTCGAGGGCGCCGGGTCCGTCGGCCCAGTGGTTGCGGACGGTGTGCCCCTGCTTCTCGGCCTCGCGGTCCGCGAGCACATTGGTCCACCACAAGGAGTAGACGACGAACAGGCCCAGCACCAGGCCCGCAGTGATCAGCAACTCACCGAAGAGACTGACCGCGGTCGCCACGGGGTGGCGGTCCCTGCTCCGCACCGGGGGCGCGGACACGTCGGTCTGTTCTTCCTGCTGCTGGGTCCTCGCTGCCACCGCACCCGTCCCTGTTGTGATGATGTTCAGCCGACGAGCGCGTCGGGCTTCCCCTTGCTGCGTGGCCGTTCGTCGACCATCTTGCCCCACACGATCAACCGGTACGTACTTGTGAATTCGGGCGTGCAGGTCGTCAGAGTGATGTAGCGGCCGGGCTTTGTGAACCCCGATCCGGGTGGCACCGGCCCGATCACCGAGACGTTGGACGGTGACGTCTGCGGAAGCACGCTGGTCATCTCGTACGTGTAGTACGCGTCCTGCGTCTCGACCACGATCGAGTCACCCTTGCGCAGCCTGTTGATGTAGCGGAACGGTTCACCGTGCGTGTTGCGGTGACCGGCCAGCGCGAAGTTGCCCTGCGCGGCCGACGGCATCGCCGTACGGAGTGCGCCGTCGCCGTAGTGACCGACCATCCCGCGGTCGAGGACCTTCTCCTTGCTGGTGCCCTCGGCGATCGGCGCGACCACGTCGAGTTTCGGGATGTGGATGATGGCGAAGCCCTGCCCCGGCTCGAACGCCCCGGGCTTGCGGTCGCCCTTTGCCCAGTCGTCCTGGATCTTGTGCGTCTCGTTGCCGGCGATCTGGTCCGCACGCACATTCGTCCACCACAGCTGGTACGTGACGAACAGCAGCATCAGCACACCGAGCGAGATGAACAGCTCGCCCACGACCCGGCTGGCGACGACGGCAGGGCTGTCCTTGGCCGCGCGGGCGGCGCGCCTCGCCTCGACGCGCGTCAGCGGTCTTCCGTCCGCAGCCGTTGATTCCGACCGGGCTTCCGACCGCGGGTCGGCGCGTCGGCGGCCGCGCCCCTTGGCGGCGCGCCGACGCTCTGCGCGGCCGCCGGCCGGTGAATCCGTCCGCGGTCCGGGTTCGGCAGACTCCGGGCGGGAATCGGCGGCCGCCGCCGTGCTGTCCACGTCGGGCTCCGGTGCGTACTCGGGCACGTACGCCGTCTCCGACTCCGGTCGCGGCGCCGGTGCGGGTGGAGTCACCGCACGATCGGCCATGCGCCGGGTGTCGGCCGACCGCAGACCGACCGTCTCGTCATGGAGGGAAAGCGGCTGAGGCGAAGACGCCGTGACGGGCTCCTGCTGCCCGTACCAGTCCCGTTCGTACCCCTCGGGGTCATACCACTCGCGCGGCGCCCCCTGGGGCTCTTGAGCCCCTTGTGACGCCTGTGCCTGCCCGCCCTGCGCCACCCCGGTGGCCGCCCCCTGCGCCGGAGGGTCCTCCGCCGGGAACCACGGCGAGGCGTGCTGCCCCGGCAGCGGATCGTTCAGCGGATCCGCCAACTGCTCGACTGCCGCCTCGAACGCACCCGTGGCCTCGTACGCATGGTGCTCGTACGGGCCGTCCTGTCCGGGGTCGTGCTCGGGACGGAGTGCGGTCACGCGACGGCCTTGCCCACCACCGGCGCGAGCCCCACCGACCTCGCGACAGCGCCCGCATCACCGCACTGCGTCAGCCAGTTGGCCAGCATCAGATGGCCGTACTCCGTCAGCACCGACTCCGGATGGAACTGCACGCCCTCCACCGCCAGGTCCCGGTGGCGCAGGCCCATGATGATGCCGTCGGCCGTGCGCGCCGTGACCTCCAACTCCTGCGGGATCGTGTCCGGTTCGGCGGCCAGCGAGTGGTAGCGGGTCGCGGTGAACGGCGACGGCAGTCCGGCGAAGACTCCCTTGCCCTCGTGGGTCACCGGCGACGTCTTGCCGTGCAGCAGCTCCGGGGCCCGGTCCACCACACCGCCGTACGCCACGGCCATCGACTGCATGCCGAGGCAGACACCGAAGACCGGAACGCCGGTCGCAGCACAGTGGCGCACCATGTCGACGCAGACACCGGCCTGCTCGGGGGTGCCGGGGCCGGGCGAGAGCAGGACGCCGTCGAAGCCGTCCTGGGCATGGGCCGTGGTCACCTCGTCGTTGCGCAGTACTTCGCACTGGGCGCCGAGCTGGTAGAGGTACTGAACGAGGTTGAAGACAAAACTGTCGTAGTTGTCGACGACAAGGATGCGGGCGCTCACTGTCCGGCCCCCGTTCCGCTCGTGCCGTCGACCGTCACGTCCCCGAACGGAAGCAGCGGCTCGGCCCACGGGAAGACGTACTGGAAAAGCACATAGACGACGGCGAGCGCCAGGACGAGCGAGATGAGCCCGCGCACCCACACATTGCCCGGCAGATGCTTCCAGATCCAGCCGTACATGCTGTCCCCTCCATTCGGTACGGGACCAGACTAAAGGGCCGGGGCCGGAGCGTGGGTCAGCTGTGGAAAGCCGCGGGCCTGCCGTCGGTCACAGGCTGGGTCGCGTCGAGGTGCGCCCAGGCGATCAGCCGGTGGCTGCTGCCCCATTCGGGGTCGCAGGTCGTCAGCGTCAGATAGCGTCCGGGACCGTCGAAGCCGGACTTGCGGGGGACGGGGTCGATCACACCCGTGTCGCTCGGCACGGTCCGGTAGGGCTTCTTGTCGATGCGGTACGTGAACCATGTCGTCCCGTCCGTGACGATCACCGCGTCGCCGGGGCGCAGTTCCGGGAAATCCTTGAAGGGATCCCCGTACGTGCGCCGGTGTCCGGCCACGGCAAAGTTGCCCGTCGCGCCGAGGGAGGCGGTTCCCCGGTAGTGACCGAGGCCCTTCTGCAACGTCCTGACCTCGGTGTTCTCCAGGATGGGCCACTGCCAGCCCTTGCCGAGACGGGGGATGTACAGCATCGCGAACGCCTTCCCGTCCGGGTACACGACGGATGTGGGCGGCACGGACGCGGTGGAGGCGGGCGCATCGGTGGTGGGCGAGGGCGACACGGCCGGCGCGGGTGCGGACACGGCCCCGCGGGCCCACCGGTCCTGAAGGCCGTCGATCTGCCCCTCGGTCGCGCCGGCGGCCTTCACTCCGGTCCAGAACAACACGTAGACCACAAAGAGGATGATCAGGGCGCCAACGGTGATGCACAGTTCGCTGAACGTCCTGACGATCAGTCGCACCGACACCGGTCGGCCTCCCCGGAACTGCTCGCTACTTCACCGGCTTCGCGTAGTGGAGATCCACTGTGCCCGAGTAGCCGGGAAGAGTCACCGCCTCGCGCTCGTCGACTTTCCAGCCCAGCCCGTACGCCTTCACGTACAGCAGGTAGTTCTGGATCGCCGGGGAGTTGTCGAGGGCCTTCTTGAGACTGTCCGGGCTGCCGACCGCGGTGATCTTGTACGGGGGCGAGTACACCCGGCCCTGCAGGATCAGGGTGTTGCCGACGCAGCGCACGGCACTGGTGGAGATCAGCCGCTGGTCCATGACCCGGATACCGCGAGCGCCCCCCTGCCAGAGAGCGTTGACCACCGCCTGCAGATCCTGCTGGTGAATGACCAGGTCATTGGGTTGCGGGTCGGGGTAGCCAGGCTTCGCGGTGGCGTCCGGCGGGGCGTCGTCGAGGGTGACCGCGACGGCCCGGCCGGAGAGCTTCGTGGTGCCCGCCTCCCGCTCCAGCGCCTTGAGCCTCGCGTCCTCCGCCTTCGTGCTGCCGTCGTCGCGCTGGGCGAGGGAGTCGATGTCGTCACGCAGGGATGCGTTGGAGTCGTCGAGCGCCGCGTTCTTCCCGCTGCGCTGCTGGATCAGGTCGGAGAGCTTCAGCAGCGAGGAGTCGGTGCGGATGTTGGTGCCCTTGGCCGTGTTGGCGCTGGTGACGAAGATCAGTCCGGCGAGGGCGAAGACAGCAGCGGTGAGCACCCGGACCGGGTGCCTGAAGGGGCGCCGGACCGGCTCTTGGGGAGAGTCGGCAGAATTGCTCAACGTACCCTTATCTCCTTCGGCGCCACGGAAGCACTACGCTAACGGACGCCCGGGGGAGGCAGCATTCCCCCTCGCGCCCCGGCGCCAGCCATAGTTCCCTGCGCGGTCACGCAGCGCATCGACAGGAGAGTTCCTCGTGCCGAAGTCACGTATCCGCAAGAAGGCCGACTTCACGCCGCCCCCGGCGAAGCAGGCAACCAACATAAAGCTGACCAATCGCAGTTGGGTGGCGCCGGTGATGCTGGCGTTCTTCCTGATCGGTCTGGCCTGGATCGTCGTTTTCTACGTGACCGACGGCGATCTGCCGATCGACGCGCTCGGGAACTGGAACATCGTCGTCGGCTTCGGCTTCATCGCCGGTGGCTTCGGCGTCTCCACCCAGTGGAAGTAGCTCCACCTCGTACCCGGCACCACAGCTGACCCCGTAGCGCAACCCTTGCCCTGAGTTACCCACAGCGTTATCCACAGGCAGGGGAAAAGGTCAGACGATCTGTGGATAACTCCCTGGATGTTGACGCCGGTGTGACTGCAGCCTCCCCCGTCGAGGGGTGGCACGCCCCTTGTCCGGACTGGAAAAACCCAGCTCAGCGGCAAGGGGCACAGTTGTACCCACAGAAATGCACAAGATCACATCCCCGCTGTGGACAACTGCACGAAGGGCGACCTCGGCCGGTCTGCGATCACCCCTGCGATCAGGTCAGTGCGGCCGTTCTGGCGACCACGACGAGGATCACCGCCGCCAGGACCAGCGCACAGGTGCCGTACTGCACCAGCGCGCGCCGCCCGCGCGGCGCATGGACCATGGCGATGGCGATCACCGTGCCCGCGATCAGACCGCCGACATGCGCCTGCCAGGCGATTCCGCCCCAGGTGAAGGTGAAGAGCAGGTTCAGCGCGAGGAGCACGAGGACCGGCCGCATGTCGTAGTTCAGGCGGCGCATGAGCACGGCGGTGGCGCCCAGCAGGCCGAAGATGGCTCCGGAGGCACCGAGCGAGGGTTGATTCGGTGCGGCGAGCCAGTAGGTGAGAGCGCTGCCCGCCAGGCCGGAGAGCAGATAGAGCGCGAGGTAGCGGGCGCGCCCGAGCGCCGCCTCCAGGGGGCCGCCGAGCCACCACAGTCCCAGCATGTTGAACGCGATGTGCCACACCTCCTGGTGCAGGAACATCGCCGTGACCAGCCGGTACCACTGGCCCTCGGCGACACCTTCCGGCGGGCCGCCGTAGTAGAGGTTGGCCCGGCCGAAGAGCGTCAGGTCCTGGAGCAGCGCCCCCTTCACGTGCACCACGATGAACAGG from Streptomyces sp. NBC_01707 includes the following:
- the crgA gene encoding cell division protein CrgA, with protein sequence MPKSRIRKKADFTPPPAKQATNIKLTNRSWVAPVMLAFFLIGLAWIVVFYVTDGDLPIDALGNWNIVVGFGFIAGGFGVSTQWK
- a CDS encoding class E sortase translates to MAARTQQQEEQTDVSAPPVRSRDRHPVATAVSLFGELLITAGLVLGLFVVYSLWWTNVLADREAEKQGHTVRNHWADGPGALDTKDGIGFLHVPAMKNGEVLVKKGTDTENLNDGIAGYYTDPVKSALPWDKQGNFTLAAHRDGHGAKFHNIDKVKTGDAVVFETKDTWYVYKVFKELPETTKYNVKVLQPVPKEAGVKKPGRYITLTTCTPVYTSRYRYIVWGELVRTEKVDKDRTKPVELR
- a CDS encoding class E sortase, which gives rise to MSVRLIVRTFSELCITVGALIILFVVYVLFWTGVKAAGATEGQIDGLQDRWARGAVSAPAPAVSPSPTTDAPASTASVPPTSVVYPDGKAFAMLYIPRLGKGWQWPILENTEVRTLQKGLGHYRGTASLGATGNFAVAGHRRTYGDPFKDFPELRPGDAVIVTDGTTWFTYRIDKKPYRTVPSDTGVIDPVPRKSGFDGPGRYLTLTTCDPEWGSSHRLIAWAHLDATQPVTDGRPAAFHS
- a CDS encoding DUF881 domain-containing protein; amino-acid sequence: MSNSADSPQEPVRRPFRHPVRVLTAAVFALAGLIFVTSANTAKGTNIRTDSSLLKLSDLIQQRSGKNAALDDSNASLRDDIDSLAQRDDGSTKAEDARLKALEREAGTTKLSGRAVAVTLDDAPPDATAKPGYPDPQPNDLVIHQQDLQAVVNALWQGGARGIRVMDQRLISTSAVRCVGNTLILQGRVYSPPYKITAVGSPDSLKKALDNSPAIQNYLLYVKAYGLGWKVDEREAVTLPGYSGTVDLHYAKPVK
- a CDS encoding class E sortase; this encodes MTALRPEHDPGQDGPYEHHAYEATGAFEAAVEQLADPLNDPLPGQHASPWFPAEDPPAQGAATGVAQGGQAQASQGAQEPQGAPREWYDPEGYERDWYGQQEPVTASSPQPLSLHDETVGLRSADTRRMADRAVTPPAPAPRPESETAYVPEYAPEPDVDSTAAAADSRPESAEPGPRTDSPAGGRAERRRAAKGRGRRRADPRSEARSESTAADGRPLTRVEARRAARAAKDSPAVVASRVVGELFISLGVLMLLFVTYQLWWTNVRADQIAGNETHKIQDDWAKGDRKPGAFEPGQGFAIIHIPKLDVVAPIAEGTSKEKVLDRGMVGHYGDGALRTAMPSAAQGNFALAGHRNTHGEPFRYINRLRKGDSIVVETQDAYYTYEMTSVLPQTSPSNVSVIGPVPPGSGFTKPGRYITLTTCTPEFTSTYRLIVWGKMVDERPRSKGKPDALVG
- a CDS encoding aminodeoxychorismate/anthranilate synthase component II → MSARILVVDNYDSFVFNLVQYLYQLGAQCEVLRNDEVTTAHAQDGFDGVLLSPGPGTPEQAGVCVDMVRHCAATGVPVFGVCLGMQSMAVAYGGVVDRAPELLHGKTSPVTHEGKGVFAGLPSPFTATRYHSLAAEPDTIPQELEVTARTADGIIMGLRHRDLAVEGVQFHPESVLTEYGHLMLANWLTQCGDAGAVARSVGLAPVVGKAVA
- a CDS encoding rhomboid family intramembrane serine protease, whose translation is MDEQPPGTRDQSGATDGPLGCYRHPGRETGIRCTRCDRPICTECMVSASVGFQCPDCVRQGSGTGHGPAANQPRTLAGGTIAADPRLVTKILLALNVALFIVVHVKGALLQDLTLFGRANLYYGGPPEGVAEGQWYRLVTAMFLHQEVWHIAFNMLGLWWLGGPLEAALGRARYLALYLLSGLAGSALTYWLAAPNQPSLGASGAIFGLLGATAVLMRRLNYDMRPVLVLLALNLLFTFTWGGIAWQAHVGGLIAGTVIAIAMVHAPRGRRALVQYGTCALVLAAVILVVVARTAALT
- a CDS encoding restriction endonuclease, producing MINETALLESRALRDGVVSRTDVIDKVKTLSLLPDGMHVTTAMVASYFEVTETVIRAMVFDHREELESNGYRVLAGSELSYFKQLSGIQSRTASLALFPRRAVLNVAMLLRDSEVARQVRTYLLDTEYAARTHPVDNSVHSSSAALDDRITHILGKTVVPMLNALIEASGEQRRDLISARADIHRVQRKLAQHEQRLHRLERTREQRPLAGVMASIDAMNWREFEQHIASLLRRDGCTDVEIHGGSGDRGADITAYTADGRRLVVQCKNFAPYRSVWSGEMQKFVGTKTLHQADVAVYVATCPFSREALDIALQVGVTAVHRGLLEAWSAGATLQVLR